CGGGTCCCCGTACGTCGTCGGTCTGCTGATGAGATCATAATATTGTCTCTGAGAGAGCTGAATCCTACCCCGGCAGATACATAAAATTGCCGACTTCGGTAGTCGAGGGTAAAACCACTTTGGAACATAGCAGATAAATGCGTACGGTCGTATCCCTCATGCCATGTTGGAAGCGTATCATTGAATCCCTTGTCGTAAATCCACCATCCGGCAGCCATGCCCCCACTGGTTCCAACTCCCCACGTATTCATCATATGTTGAGCGAATCCTTTTGGGGGAGAAAGGAGAGCGATGAAGGCAATTGCAGGCAGGTAAACCGGGAGATACCGAATCAACGTGAGGAGATTAAATTTGAAAGATATTGGACAAAGGTCTGTGGTTGATTAGTCGTATAACCGGTATGATCGATCACTTCTCCTTTTGGGCTAAGCAAAACCACCATAGGGAAAATGCCCTGAGGATTATATTTTTCGGCTAACCGCTCATTCCGAAAGGCAATGGCATCGGGGAGCCGGTTTTTTTTGTAACGAGGGAAATCCAGATTGAGAAGAACGAGCTGCCGGGCGGCAAATTCGCAAAAAGCAGGATGATCGAGCACTTCTTTTTTGAGTTTGATACATGGTTTGCACCAGTCCGAGCCAGAAAATACCATCAGCACAGATTT
The Bacteroidia bacterium DNA segment above includes these coding regions:
- a CDS encoding thioredoxin family protein, encoding MKRLLFLLFPLFTSLQAQTDTAVWYYDFETAMQIAATENKSVLMVFSGSDWCKPCIKLKKEVLDHPAFCEFAARQLVLLNLDFPRYKKNRLPDAIAFRNERLAEKYNPQGIFPMVVLLSPKGEVIDHTGYTTNQPQTFVQYLSNLISSR